GTTCAGCATCTTCAAGCTAGGTTTAGTACATCTAGGAGTTTAAGTCAATGGGTAGGCAAGTCGTCGGGGTGCAGCTTTAGAAAGCATAGATTTAGAGACAGTTTGAGGAGGCTTGAATAGTGGGTTATTGTTCAAACTCGTTCGTTTCTCCAATAAAATTCTGTTTTGGAAGCTCCTCATCCTAAACATTGGTTAAGCTTGGGAAGCCAAACTCATGTCCCAAATGCACCTTTGCAGGTGGTGTTATTATCCTTGTCGTTTTGGTCACATAATAAATGTGACCTTACTTGAACAGGAATTGTTCTATAGATTGTACAACTGTCCTTGAATTCTAAGGTCATATAAGGGGTTTTTGGGGTAAAGAGTGAAATAGTAAGTTCTAAGGAGTTATGAAGTTTAGGAAGTTGTGAACTTCTTAGGCTCATAGTATAAGGAGTTGATAAGgtataaaattgatgttttttagtAATATGATCCACAAACTCCTACTTCCCAACTCCTACTTCTCAACTCCTTGAGCCAAACACACCCATAATGAGTTATTACAAGAGTTCTGACATTAacttttaataatttcattttatatagaTCCATGTAAGAAAAGAACCCTCTTTGATGCTGTTCTGTCTATCTTGCAGGTATTTCAATGCCTTTATGACACGCTTTGCTTTGCAGGAATGTGTTCTCTGTAGTTTTCTGTTTATTGACAATTGGGGCTTCTTTTTACTTCAAGTTCTCTACATCTACAAGAATGTAAACCTAAATCATCGCCCCTGATTTTTTTGGTCCTAAATGTGGATGAGGTTAAAAgttaaatttcatcttgtaatGATGAATGCTTTTTATGATTAACATTTTGATCTGAAACATTCATTTAAGTGAATTCAACAGATACTTATTTGCTGGTATCTTTAACCAACAAATATATAGCTAGTTAATGTTGCAAGTGATTGATATACAACTTTCATGATTGTTGGATTTATTACCCTTGGAAAGGGTATGTTGATATGCTGAATTATATGATCAGAAGATCTCTACATGCCTAGAATGACATTTTGTTGTAATACAATGATTCTGAATTCATTCTCTTAGACAAGTTCTATTGAATAGGTCTTTTTTAATAGCCATGTTTgataagttttttattttttatttttgtttctgaaaaGTAAATTTATAAACACCACATCTACATATGAGTTTTTCTGTCTTTTTCTTTACTTTCTCACCATGttaagttttaaaagttttgttattatttttagattttttctaagaattcaaatgttagATCATCGTAAAGGAATTGTTAAAGGGCAATTTTCAAAACCGAAAAGTTCAAGCCTCTTTTATAGccatctgatttttttttttttagtttttgaaaattgtgcaTTTAGGGATCATTCGATTAAATTGTGCTTGGGTTCTCCAAATTTTTTTACCATAGTTTTCTCATCCTCTTGAGTAAACCTTTGAATTCTTAGATTACAAAAACTACTTTggttagttttcaaaaatcaaaattacattttgaaaatacttttcaaaagtaggttaaaaaaaaaaaagaaacagaagtGGTGTTTACAAGTTCAATTCTttaaatccaaaaattaaaaatccaataattaTCAAACCAAGTCTAAATCGTTATCAAAGatgttcattttttattttgaaaattaagcgtTTTTTCCCACTTTTAAGAAACGCTTTCAAAATCTAAaccaaatttggaaaaaaaaaatatagtttaaaacttgtttctatttttaacatttttttgttaattCAAACACTTTTTAAGTAGGAGAACTACATCAAAGAAATTGTGAGTAAATTAgcatattgtttttttaaatcgaTATTGTTATCAAAAGGATCCTAGCAACTCGTCTCGTCTACGACTCAAAGCAGAAATACAGTCACATATGTAGCCAATATTGGTAAAGAAATGAATACATGGGGACAAAATTGGTAAACAAATGAACTTCATAATATATTCACTTGCTAGGAAAAGGTACAAGgtaagaaaatgatttttttgaaaaatgaagatGTTAGATTAGCTTCATGTTAATACAACTAGAAAGAATTTACATTGCAAATATTTCAAACCCCaaggttaaaaaaaattcaacttcTCTTTCCTTTGCAGTTAAGGAAGGAAGGAAGCCCTACAAAAGAATAGGTTAATAAAATCCTACATGGGTCTGAATTTTTTACATTGGATGAAACTTCAAAATCTCACACTATTACCTTCCTCTATATCCTTGTCCCATCTCTTTTTTTTACCTTCTCCTTTTTTACCTTTCTACTTTTTTCCATTAGTGGCGAGCTGTCGGACTTCTTAAAGCACTTAAACTCTCAAGCTTCTCTAAATAAGACAATCTTTTTGGTGTTACAACATTACCAGGTTTGCTGATAAGATttatgtcttcttcttctttacagCAACTTTCTTTAATGGCTAATGACCTTATATAAGAACTGTCATTGTCAACATTCCAACCCATGAAATCTGAAAGTGTTTTTGAAGCTGGGGAATCACTTGAACTCAGCTGCTTCTCTGTATCCATAGAAAGATTCTCCAATGACTTCTCGATCGACGACTCTCGAGCAATGGTATCTGCATAAAGTACATCCTCAATCCTTGACATGATGTTGAATGCCAAGCTTTCTATTACCCTTGAATAGCTTTCTAGGATTGCTTGTCCAACATCCTGTGAACAATAAGCAAAGATGAAAGAAGATTAAAGGATTGCTGATGTTTCAACTAGGTGTGTACACACGTTGGGACAAGTTGGCTACCTGAAAGACCTAAATAGAGTCTTCAACTAGGTTGGGTTGAATTGAGTTGTCgggttattattatttttattactttaaaatatttaaatttatctactACAATATATGTCTAAATATTTATGACATCTAttataaactttaaataaagaCAATAATCGTAACAAtcctaaaagaaaaacattaaaaatttcAACCTAAGGCTAAACTCCAAAagttaaaacttataatatatatatgtttgtaacttgagttggattgggtcagctcggaaaaaaaaattattcaacccAACTTGACTAAAATAGGAAAAATTTAATCTAACCTAATTTAACCCTTATAATTTGGGTTTGGGAGTTCAAGTTGTTTGGATTGTCTGGTCATTTGAGTTTGAAAAGGTGTAGCCATGACTTGGAAAGTAGAAAAAGGATTTCCctacttttttcttaaaaattttcaaaactacccTTGGAGTAGAAATACAATAGAATGTTTGACGAAAATTAGGACTTAAAACGGTGTAGTAGTGACTTGGAACATGAACATTGCCAGACAAGTCTTAATTTCCATTCAACATTCTAATGAATTTCTACTCCGTGGGTGGTAGTTTTGAAAGAAAGCCGAAAAAGTTATCAAAGTTTTGGCTTTTTACCTTGTTATGTTGGATTTTGGATACATCAAGAGCAGACTGAGAAATCCCTgggaaattttgtttaattaagaacaaaatgctttcaactctttcttcaaaaatCTCTCTTTTCTCAAAGCTCACTGCTGAACCCCATGAGGACTTTCCATCCTTGTGATGCATTTTCCTCTTCCATATCACAATTGAAGCCTCAATCCTGTTCTTAAGATCAATCACTTTGTGTTCTGTTGACAAGTCCATTGATTTTAGGAATTGCTCTGGATTAAAATAATCATCTGTTATGCTCTTGTAGATCGAATCGCCCAAGCTTGTTTTTCCATTCTACAATAAGACAGTCAGAATTCAGCTCATGCTTCAAATTTCATAGAACCAATCATCACAGGATAAGAAACACAAATATAGACACGAGACACGGATACGACAGGACACAAACAGAATGACATGTCATTTTTAGAAAATGTTGGACACAGATAACATTTACTAAAGCATGCAATTTCTAAACGAGTTTGACAtatttctctctcaaaattttgtattatttgtATATTATTATTTGTGCCGGCTTATTATGCTTAAACTAGTGCCCGATATGTGCCTAACAAACGTTGGATTCATTTTTACTTGTTTGACACATCTAGTGTGTTAACAAATGTACATATTGGATACGGTGAGGTCGACGAAGCTAAAGTGTCCGTACTTCTCATATcaaaagtttttcttttaccttAGGGAGAGACTCAATGTAGCTTTCAGGCACTTCCATTTCTGTTAACACTTGAGCATTTATAGCCATGGCtgcttttaaaatttggtttacAGATTCCTTCTGAAACAGCAGCCATTTACGAGTAACGTCCGATAGCCCATTCGGAGGTACCTTAACCGCTGGTAACCACCATTTGTCTCCATTTCTCTGTGTGTCATCTTTAGCAGATTCATCATCTCTTGACACATACCAAAATTCATGTAGTTTACCAAATTGATCAAGGTAACCCTGTCAATGATATTTCAagtgagaattcaaatgaaagATAATAAACCTTAAGGTCCTTAGGATGATAGAACTGAAAATGGTTAAGGTACTTACAAGTAACATGGCATCTAATTTTCTAAGTGCTGGAATGTTCATGAGCAAATCTTTCCTTTGTAAAGTCACCATGATCTATAAGAAGAAAAACAACCAATTCATTAGAACACAAAATGGTCAGACATATACTCTCGACCAAGAGGTTAGGTGTGTTGAACTCAGAAAAAAAGGGAGTTTAGGGATAGAAGGACGACCTCCATGTCTATTCCATCCTTTGACTTTTGTTTCGAAGGGACAAATTCAACAATGTGATCGGTTACAGATAAAAACCATTCTATTTCTCTTCTCCATCTCGTTCTCTTCCCCGGAGATAATGATTCAAGCTTCTGCTCTCCAAAAGTAGACGCTGCAAAGCAATATTTTCTCTtatcaatataaatatgattttagcTCAACTGGTTAAAACATATATTCTCAACTAAGAGGTCAGACAATCGAAACGTGAATCCATTAGGATTCTAGATATGAATGATATATAATAACAAAGATTATAAGTAGAAAACCTGCTAGGTTTGTTATAGCATTGGACAAAGCTAGAGCAGAAGAAACACCCTTTCCACCTCCTGACATATCCTCACCCAAAAGCAATTTAGCAAACTTTGCTTTCATCAAATCCAAATCtgaaaccaaaaaaaaatccCATATATTTGACAAGAATCATCAGGACTAAATTCCATATCGGTGAAACAAAATGGTAAGAAGATAAGGAAACTTTTGAGAAATTTTTAATTGTCACCCCTAAACTTGTCAAGTAGTATCAAT
This DNA window, taken from Benincasa hispida cultivar B227 chromosome 6, ASM972705v1, whole genome shotgun sequence, encodes the following:
- the LOC120080139 gene encoding rho guanine nucleotide exchange factor 8-like; this encodes MVRALIQQPSVQQSRSFQLKRMVELPGRQTHSLILESGQEGNGSRDSSEPQRIGWALSDNKSPVLCLDGHGIRARGSRCQSNSDLDLMKAKFAKLLLGEDMSGGGKGVSSALALSNAITNLAASTFGEQKLESLSPGKRTRWRREIEWFLSVTDHIVEFVPSKQKSKDGIDMEIMVTLQRKDLLMNIPALRKLDAMLLGYLDQFGKLHEFWYVSRDDESAKDDTQRNGDKWWLPAVKVPPNGLSDVTRKWLLFQKESVNQILKAAMAINAQVLTEMEVPESYIESLPKNGKTSLGDSIYKSITDDYFNPEQFLKSMDLSTEHKVIDLKNRIEASIVIWKRKMHHKDGKSSWGSAVSFEKREIFEERVESILFLIKQNFPGISQSALDVSKIQHNKDVGQAILESYSRVIESLAFNIMSRIEDVLYADTIARESSIEKSLENLSMDTEKQLSSSDSPASKTLSDFMGWNVDNDSSYIRSLAIKESCCKEEEDINLISKPGNVVTPKRLSYLEKLESLSALRSPTARH